Genomic segment of Colletotrichum destructivum chromosome 5, complete sequence:
ACTCACGTCCCATCTGAGGCGCCGAGACTTTCCTTCCTCGTCATTCCTTTCTTTGCGACCGGGACCCTGGAGCCACTTCGTCAATTCGGGGTTCGTCTTAGGCCCATCACATAGCACCCTCCCAGTATCCCTGCACCCCCTGGCATTCTTTACCGTGCTCGTGATACGAGAGGATTTCCCCTTCAGGAAGGGTTACCAGAGCCCAAGTCAGTCGACGGACCCCAAAGACTGTGTAGGCGCGGCCCGTCATCTGTGCCGCTTCTCAAGCAGTCCGAATCGTCTTCCGACACTCCACACCTACCACAATCGGAGAACAAGCCGTATAGATCTGGGGGCGGCTGGGAACAACACTTACTCCTCTGCTGCGGGTCAGTCCCGGCTTGGAGGCCCGTCAATTTCCAAGCCACCTTGCGTTGGTACCGACTGAGATTGTTGGGGCCTTACACCAACCTCGCGATACGTGTAATGGCTTCGCCACGGCATGTTGATGAAGGCGCTTGACTCACTGACAAGCTTCATGTAAAAAGAGACATATGGGCATGTTGATCACTTGCGATTTGTAATTGTTATCTACATAGGGCCGTTGGCTCTTCGTTATGCTTCCTCTTGTGAAACTAACATAAGCGCCGAAGTAGAGCCCTGGGTAGTGGCGCTCGCAAACATCTCATTCACCGTTCCATTCGTTTGCTTTCGTTGACCTCGCCATCACTTTGCGCCGAGAGACTACGCAATGTCCGGGCCATTGGAACTTCACCCTGAACCTCTGGAAGGGACTGCGGTCCGATGTGATCTCCGCCCAAACACCACACATCCAGACACCACATATCCGTCGCCAGAGTCTAATGAGGTAGCATCGCAAGGTAACATCCACCAGCCCTGCGAAATACTCAACAGCACGCTAGAGATGTTacgcctcccccccccttcgacATATCGACTCCGGAGCCTTCAGCTGTCGCACTCTAGGCGCTACCATGTTGACTTCCTCCAAGACGTTCGCACTCATCCCCTCCAGGTCCCGTGAGTTCCGTGCCGGATAGCAGTGCCGAATATCTTCTAGTATACGTCGCGGACCATAATCTTCCAGCTAGACTACTACGCCTCACTGAGGCCAGCAACCCCAGCCGacaagcccccccccccgcagGTCATGGAGCAGGGGCTATTGTGCACGACTTGATGAGCCAGGGGTATTGAGAGCGCCGGACTGGAAGGCGCTTCCGGCTCTACAGGTGAAGAATCTGGCACCGGCTTGCGATGCCGTCGAATACGCACGTGCTCTCAATGGGTACGTATTGGTTTGTGATGATTTTGATCGTCTCCTGGGCCACCATGCCGCCTGTCACGGCGGAAACGTTGTGTAGCTCTCCGCCACCAGCTCGGGATACCTCTTGCGCAGCTTGCGCGAGCCGCTCGTTATCGGCTGTGCCCGGGACCAGCGACTGAATATTGGCCAGAATATCGTCCGGTGATGCCGTGCCTGTGTGTGACGTGGAGCGGAGGGCAAGATACACGGGTAGGAGCGACAACGGCAGCACACCCTCTTTAGCCATTTCGTCGTTGGCAAACTCTTGTTCTAAGAAATGATGAGCATCGACACCTCCATCTTCGACGATCTTCACGGAGGGGTGCTTACCTGCTACGGTACGCAGTTGTTCGGTTCCGCCGCTTGCGGGCACAACTAGCTTGACGAAGGCCGCATTCTTGCAGAACAGTTCGACTTCGGCTgggtcgacgccctcgccaccGGGTTTCTGGCGGACTGAGGCTAGGACCTCGGCTGCGTCCTTGCGAGCCTTGGCCTTGTAAATGTTCTGGAGCTCGATGTACACGCTAGACTGCGCCTTCATATCCGGGAGGCCGCCCGGCACAGGCAAGCATTGGTGTCTTTCGTAGAAGTCTCTGACTGCGTCTGCAATGACCCAGAAGGTCGATTTCGCCACGCTCTGTGAAATTGAGAACTCAGCTTCCTCTTGCGGGTCACATGGTGAACGAGATTTGACTTACGTCGTTGGCGTGCGTATACTCAAAGACTTGCTTGACAGCAGATGGGAGAAGCGGGGGCAGGATCGTCTTCAAGACTGCGGCCACGGCCTCTTCGAAGTTCTCTTCGCCACCTTCTGGGTTGTCGGTTCGGGTGGCGTCGGCCACCATTTTTCGAAACTCAACTTTCTCCTTGTAGTTGCTCGGTGCAACGCCATCGTGGGACGCTTTCCATACCTTGAGGTAGTGCAAAAGAATGACCACAAAGGGCAAGTGTCCGTGGTCGTGGTTATTGAGATTTTCAATGTCTCTGGTCATTCCTTCAGCAAACGCTTCCAGCTCTTCCCATGGATCCAAAAGCCGCAAGTCTGTGGTCGAGGTTGCATCTGGATGGGTATCGACGATGGGGTAAACGGTAAGAAGCCGAATGCTGAAGTAAGAATAGAAACCAGCCGAATGAATGGCAACCAAGGGCGTCTTTTGTTCTTGGCTATAAGACTCAAGTATCTTGAGGTCTTCGGGCTCCATGGGTAGTGTGTATAGAATGACAGTAAAAGGGCTTGGGCTGTCCAGAAGACGGTGGAGGTCCCAGGTTTCCTATTTCAACGTTAGCCATGGCCCATGTGACATATAGAGGAACCATTAGCTCTTACTTGGTTTCGAGGATACCAGTCACCTTGAACCTCAGGGTTGAGTTCCAGAAGTAATTCAGTGCAGCTCTGGGCTCTGGACTTGCCGAAATGAGACTCGTCCAGGAAGAAGTTGACACCGAGATCTGCCTCGCTCACGGTGGCATTGTCGGCAATTGTAAACTTTCCAATACCTAGATATGATTAgtggtctgatcagggcaaGGGCGGGATGATTTGCAGGTTGCTCACCAGGGAGAACAAGGTTCTTGAGGGTCTCAACGCCGACAGTTCCTGAGCCCGAGTTCAAGAGCAAAATGCTGGCAGACTCCAGGGCAGCTTGGCCACTTGCAGCCCACAGTCTAAGCTGACGGTCatacttcttctccttttcaGAAGGGATGGAGAGGGCCGGAGGGGTCTGGCTGGTAATGATGTCTGTCATAGTGGGCAGATGTCGTCGTGATGCTGCACTGCAGTAGAAGCGGGGGTTGATTGACTTTGAAGTTCAAGCTTCACCTTGGGGCAACTCGCACTCTGATCAAAGCACTGTATGCTCTGTACCCCTCGTGCGAAACTCGAAAGATGTCCCGTACTTTTCCACACTGACGGTAATGACGAGATGCTGACACTGTCGTAGGCCGGGTGATGTCGTCGAAGCAAGACTGAGGGTATCAGTGTGTTTGCTGCTCGCCAGAGCATCCAAGTGCAGGGATCATTCGCACGGTGCGCTTTCTGGTAGAGGCACGAATGAGGTAAGCAGGCAAGATTCCTTGCCCCTCTGTCTCGCTTTGGCTGCCTTAGGTAAAATCGCTAGGTATCAAGTTAAGGTAGGTATCCTTACCTTCCACAGGCCCTTCCAacataggtaggtacctacctaggtaggaTGCAGTGGTGGAGTAACCATTCCGCTTTCTTTCTCACCTCACTTCAGACATTCTGAAATCCATTGGCATTCGACTCAACGCTAGGCAACCCCCAATGGACCTACCTTCATCTCTTTCCTCGTCCGACGGATCGATTCTCATACTACCCATTATTGTGGTATGTGCTCAAATCCAAACGCACAAGAACAAATGTGACCGACGAATAAGCAACACGGCCTGCGGGACTGCGACAATATCATGTTTTTCTTTTGACAGCCTTGGATGCTGCAACTAAACACTCTGCGGGAGCTCAGAATGTCCTCTCATGGACTTGCTTTTTCAATGCATCTTTCTTGCTTCATAGCCAGAAACCCCTTCTTACTTGAGCACTAACTGCTGCCTTGTTGAAACTGCCACGGCACTCACCCAAAGCAACCAGAAAGAATGGCATCGCAAGATGGGCTGGTCCCACACTTAGTATCTGCAGCTGCTGTCTTTTTTGACCGAGATGTCGGTTGCAATACTTTTGAATGGGAAGAACCTGCCCAAACATTCTTGGCCGACGTGGTCGCCTCTTTCGTCCATTTCCGCTAGTGGCTAGGGTGTCTGCACACATGGCAGCTTGGCTTCGGTGTTGCAAAGTCACATTGGTAGGACTACTGGCTGTTGCGTGTaggcatcggcatcggcattGGAGATGGCGTTGGTCGAACCACGGTTCTGGAATCACTCCAAATCCAAAGTGACGGTACAGACGGAGCCGAAGACCTAGGGCGTTGCCGATGAGCTGCTCTTGGCCAGGTTGAGGTTGGACCAACGTTACGCCCATGCCCTAACGGCCTTGGGGTGTCGGGGCCGGGCTCAAACACGTGCCTCATCAAATAAACGATTCTCGCCGGTACCAAAGCCAACCACCAACCCGACCGTCAGGGCTATTATTCTCCCGccgagggaggaggcggcgcaaAAACCGGCCCTAGAATATCTTCTCCCTTCTTCGGTGGCCTTGCTAGCAATGGCAGGTCTCACTCACTACCTTCGTGTTTGTCCGTCCGCGGTTGGTGTGGCGTGCCGGCTCCACGCCGCATTCGCGTACGGGGATCCGCTTACGGCCGGCAGCATCGGGGCAGGGACAAACAAAATGAGTGTTCGGAGCTAGTGAGAGCGATTGCGCTGAACGCCGAACGTTCTTCCCCCTACCAATTCGTCACGCCGAACGCCGACTCGATTGTTGCGTTTGAGCATGGCACCTGTTCTTTTTAGTCAAGGCCTTTCGTGGCGTCGCTTACTATCCTGTACTTCGCACTCTCTTCCTAAGCACAACCACCCTCTCTGGTCAGATGTGTTTTCGGAGCTTGTTGTAGCATCATTCACTATGAGTTGCACCGGTACCTCGTCTACCAATACCATATCTGTTTATCACAAGCCGTTGTGATCATCCTCCTTACCTTTTCTCCTCTCGTCATTGTCTTCGTCATTACCCCGACTCTGAAAGACTTCGGGGCCAGAAAGGGACGTACTGTTAGGAAACACGACATCCATATCTAGGGGGGGCCATTCCCAGCACCGCTAAGCATACAATACTGGATCTCGAGCATTCTCCCACGTCGGAAAGATCACCAAGAAATTTCTTCGACGCTTGTTTTTGGTTTGAATACTACTCCTGGGTACAACGAGTCTTTCAAAGGCCGATCTTTTTCGAACCATGGGTCAAACcaacgaggacgtcgaggctAGCAAGACTGAGATCCCCTCAGAACACCAGTACAGGGACGCCAACCTCCCGACATGGCGGTTTTGGGTTCTCAGTGTCGGGTACGCACTgactcttttttttctcctttttctGTTGCCACCCGATGTTACTAGACTTTTCATGCTTACTGGCTGCACAGGCTCTGCCTTGGATTATTCCTTTCAATGTTGGACGCTTCCATTGTAGCAACGAGCCTGTACACGATCGGTGCAGAGTTTGAGTCGGTAGACCTCATCAACTGGGTTGCTCTGGCTTACACCCTTACTTACTTGAGTTGTGCTGTCCTGATTGCACGAGTATCCGACGTTGTGGGCCGACGAAATGCTTTCCTCGCGA
This window contains:
- a CDS encoding Putative THIF-type NAD/FAD binding, ubiquitin-activating enzyme, ThiF/MoeB/HesA family; its protein translation is MTDIITSQTPPALSIPSEKEKKYDRQLRLWAASGQAALESASILLLNSGSGTVGVETLKNLVLPGIGKFTIADNATVSEADLGVNFFLDESHFGKSRAQSCTELLLELNPEVQGDWYPRNQETWDLHRLLDSPSPFTVILYTLPMEPEDLKILESYSQEQKTPLVAIHSAGFYSYFSIRLLTVYPIVDTHPDATSTTDLRLLDPWEELEAFAEGMTRDIENLNNHDHGHLPFVVILLHYLKVWKASHDGVAPSNYKEKVEFRKMVADATRTDNPEGGEENFEEAVAAVLKTILPPLLPSAVKQVFEYTHANDSVAKSTFWVIADAVRDFYERHQCLPVPGGLPDMKAQSSVYIELQNIYKAKARKDAAEVLASVRQKPGGEGVDPAEVELFCKNAAFVKLVVPASGGTEQLRTVAEQEFANDEMAKEGVLPLSLLPVYLALRSTSHTGTASPDDILANIQSLVPGTADNERLAQAAQEVSRAGGGELHNVSAVTGGMVAQETIKIITNQYVPIESTCVFDGIASRCQILHL